AGCGATGAACAGGTCTGCCGCGAAGTGGTGACCATGGTGCGCGATCAGATCGGCCCGGTTGCCGCCTTCAAGCTGGTCTGCGTGGTGGATCGTCTGCCCAAGACCCGCTCGGGCAAGATCCTGCGGGGGACCATGGTCAAGATCGCCAACGGCGAAGATTTCAAACCGCCCGCGACCATCGACGATCCGGCGATCCTCGATGAAATCGCAGAGGCGCTGAAAGGGCTTGGCTATCCCCGCAGCTAATCTGGTGATCGCGGCGGGGTCGGTCCCGCCGCATCTTCTTCCTTAGCCCAAATCGGCACCAAGACCGCGCATCAACGCTGTGAAATCCGGGAATGAGGTCGCGATCGGGCTGCCATCATCCACCGTGACGGGCGCTTCGCTGGCCATTCCCAGCACCATGAAGGACATGGCAATCCGGTGATCCAGATGCGTGACGGCAGTCCCGCCGCCAGGCACCTTTTCCATGCCATGGACGGTCATGCTGTCGGGCGTTTCCTCGACGGTCACGCCATTGGCCTCAAGCCCGCGAGCCATGGCATCGATCCGGTCGCTTTCCTTCACGCGCAATTCGGCAACGCCATTCATCACCGTCTTGCCCTCGGCAAAGGCCGCGATGACCGACAGGATCGGGAATTCGTCGATCATGCTGGCTGCGCGTTCGGCAGGAACCGAGACGCCTTTCAGCTTGCCGTGGCGAACAATCAGATCGGCAACCGGTTCGCCGCCCTCTTCGCGGTCATTTTCAAAGACAAGATCGGCACCCATTTCCCGCAGGGTGATATACAGCCCGTCACGTGTCGGATTGCGACTGATGCCGGGCACCCGAATCGCGGAACCGGGCACGATCAGCGCTGCAGCCACCGGGAAGGCCGCGCTGGAAGGATCGCGTGGCACGGCAACCGGCTGTGCCCGCAGTTCGGGACGCCCCGTCAGGGTGACGACATGGCCGTCCGGCGTGGTTTCGCTGTGAATTTCTGCGCCGAATCCGGCCAGCATCCGCTCCGAGTGATCGCGCGTCGGCTCGGACTCGATGACCACCGTCTTGCCCGGCGCATTCAGCCCCGCCAGCAGGATCGCCGATTTGATCTGGGCGCTGGCGACCGGCGTGCGATAGCGCACCGGCATGGGGTCCTGCACGCCCTGAATGGTGATCGGCAGGCGACCGCCCTCACGGCTGGTGATCTGGGCGCCGAATTCGGACAGCGGGTCGGTCACACGCGCCATCGGGCGACGTGACAGGCTGGCATCGCCGGTAAAGGTCGCCGTGATCGGCGTGGTGGCCATGGCCCCCATGATCAGCCGCACGCCGGTGCCGGAATTTCCGCAATCGATCACCCCTTCGGGTTCGCTGAAACCGCCGACCCCGACGCCATTGACGCTCCATTCTCCCCTGCCGTGACGTTCGACCTTGGCGCCGAAAGCTGCCATGGCCTTGGCTGTGTCCAGCACATCCTCGCCCTCCAGCAGGCCGGTGATCCGAGTCTCGCCCACGGACAATGCGCCAAGGATCAGCGCGCGATGGCTGATCGACTTGTCGCCGGGGATCTGCGCCTCTCCTGTCAACGGACCGCTGCGGCGAGACGTCATCGGGCGGGACTGGTTGGCATGGGACATGTAAGCACCTTTTCGATTTCGCCCGTCTTTTACCGCTACCATCGACCCGCTGCCACCATGATCTTGAGCTTGGGCAACCCTATTCCTAGAAGACAGGGAACATGAAGGAGCCAATGATGCAGGAACTCGAATCACTCGAGGCGCTGTCCAATGACGACAAGGCCTGCGAAATGGCCGCCTATCACAAGGCCAAGCGACGCTATCTGGGTGTCGGCAATGGCCGGATCGACGAATTGGTGGCCCAGTGGCGCGCCGCGCGCGACCTGCCCGACCGTATCGCTCTGGCCGCTCAGCTTTGGGACAGCGACATCCACGAGGCGCGAATCGCCGCCGCCAAGCTGCTGACACAAGCCCGGATGCGCCCAGACGAGGAGGTCTGGCAACTGATTACCTCATGGGTGCCGCAATTCGATGGCTGCGCCGTCGCGGATGCCGCGATGATTGCGGGGCAAAAGCGGGTCATCGCCGCGCCACAACGTCTGGTCGAGGTCGCGCCGTGGCTGCAGCAGGACAATATCTGGGTGCGGCGCGCGGCGCTGACGATCACCCTGCCATGGGCCAAGATGAACAATCCCAAACCGCATGAAATCGAACAGCGAGAGCTTGTGCTAGGCTGGGCTGCCGGCCTTGTCGAGGATCGCAACTGGTTCATTCAGAAGGCCATCGCCGGCTGGCTGCGCGACCTGTCCAAGCGCGACGCCAGCCGTGTCTCGGGTTTTCTCCAGCAATATGGCGACCGGATGAAACCCTTTGCGCGGCGCGAGGCTGCGCGGCTGATTCAGGACTTGTAGACCTCGAGCTCCGGCAGATCGGTCAGGGACACCCCGATCAGTTGCAGCGCGGGCAGAGACACCTGGCTGCCGCCCGAGGCCGGACCGTCCAGCGGGATCAGATCGACCTTGGCGGATTTTCCGTTCACCGGGTTGAATATCCGCCCGATCCCGCGCGCCTTGACCAGCGGCGTCTTGATCCAGAAGCCGCCCTCGGTCGGATCCCCCAGCGATGCGATGGTGCTGCCCAGACGGGTTTCCGCGACTTCGGGTGCCTTGGCCGCTGCGGCCTTCTGCGCCGCCGTGGTCGTATCCAGCTGCGATGCCGTCGCCTTGGCAGCAGGTTTCGGCGCGGGGGCGCGTGTGATTGCCGTGGCGGCCGCCAGCTGGTCCTTGGTCAGGCTTGTTTCGACCGGTTCGGACTTGGTCGGGGCAGCTTCTTTCGCCTCGGGGCTGACCCTCGGAGAGGTGGTCGTTGCCGGGGTGCAGGCGACCAGCGCCAATACTGCAAGGGCGGTGGTCGCGCCTGTGGTCATCATCCGCATCTGGACGTTCCTCGTGTTCACTGTCGGTCACAGCCTATCCCGCCTATCCTTGTCGCGTCCACCAGCGCTTGCGTGAACGGCGCCGTCTTGTGCGCAGCCTGCCACAAGCCTAGATTGCTGAAATGACACATATCGCGAACGCCCCGCTCATCGACCCATTTGCACGGCCCATCACGTATCTGCGTGTGTCGGTGACCGATCGCTGTGATTTCCGCTGCGTCTATTGCATGGCCGAGCACATGCAGTTCCTGCCCAAGGCGGATCTGCTGACGCTGGAAGAGCTGGATCGCCTGTGCACCTCTTTCATCGGGCTGGGCGTGCGCAAGCTGCGCATCACCGGCGGAGAGCCGTTGGTCCGGCGTGGCATCATGGGCTTTTTCCGGCAAATTTCGCGCCATCTGGGTGAAGGGCTGGACGAACTGACACTGACGACCAATGGCAGCCAGCTGGGCAAATATGCGCAGGAACTGGTCGATTGCGGCGTGCGGCGTGTCAATGTGTCGCTGGATACGCTGGACCCCGAGAAATTCGCCCGCATCACCCGCTGGGGCCGTCTGCAGCAGGTGCTTGACGGCATCGAAGCCGCTGCCCGCGCCGGATTGCGCGTCAAGATCAATGCCGTCGCGCTGAAAGGCGTCAATGACAGCGAATTGTTCGATCTGGTGAACTGGTGCGGCCAGCAGGGACATGACCTGACCTTTATCGAGGTCATGCCGATGGGCGATCTGGGCAATGAGGACCGTCTGGACCAATATTGGCCCCTGACCGATCTGCGCGCACAACTGGCGCAGCGTTTCACGCTGATCGATCTGGCCGAACGCACCGGCGGCCCCGCACGCTATGTCCAGTTGCAGGAAACCGGCCAGAAGATCGGCTTCATCACGCCGCTGACGCATAATTTCTGCGAAAGCTGCAACCGCGTGCGCGTCACCTGCACGGGTGAGTTGTATATGTGCCTTGGTCAGGAGGATCGCGCCGATCTGCGCGCGCCGCTGCGGGCCAGCGAAGACGACGCCCCCCTGCAAGAGGCCGTGCGCGCCGCCATCGCCCGCAAGCCCAAGGGGCATGATTTCGACTATTCGCGTCAGTCGGTCGGCGGGCAGATGACCCGCCACATGAGCCATACCGGCGGCTGAAAGGGCGTTTGCAGTCCATCAAGCTTCTGTTAACCATTTCAGGTTGGCGGAAGGATGAACCCGATGAAACAGCTATTTCTGGTCACGCTTCTGATGGCGCTTGCCGGCCCGCAGATCGCGGCCGCACATGGTGGAGGTTGCCGCAAAAGCTCTCCTCCGGGTCAATGCTGCCACATGGATAATTCGCGGGGCTCGGTTCACTGCCATTAAGGCAGTGATCAGGCCGTCGCCTCGGCTTTCGACTTTTCCGCCTCGAGCGTTTCGGCGCGCGCTTCGACCAGACGCACGATTTCATCGATCATCTGTTCATTGGACAGCTTGTGGCTTTGGCGGCCGGCGACATAGACCATGCCGCTGCCAGCCCCGCCACCG
This is a stretch of genomic DNA from Paracoccus seriniphilus. It encodes these proteins:
- the aroA gene encoding 3-phosphoshikimate 1-carboxyvinyltransferase, whose protein sequence is MSHANQSRPMTSRRSGPLTGEAQIPGDKSISHRALILGALSVGETRITGLLEGEDVLDTAKAMAAFGAKVERHGRGEWSVNGVGVGGFSEPEGVIDCGNSGTGVRLIMGAMATTPITATFTGDASLSRRPMARVTDPLSEFGAQITSREGGRLPITIQGVQDPMPVRYRTPVASAQIKSAILLAGLNAPGKTVVIESEPTRDHSERMLAGFGAEIHSETTPDGHVVTLTGRPELRAQPVAVPRDPSSAAFPVAAALIVPGSAIRVPGISRNPTRDGLYITLREMGADLVFENDREEGGEPVADLIVRHGKLKGVSVPAERAASMIDEFPILSVIAAFAEGKTVMNGVAELRVKESDRIDAMARGLEANGVTVEETPDSMTVHGMEKVPGGGTAVTHLDHRIAMSFMVLGMASEAPVTVDDGSPIATSFPDFTALMRGLGADLG
- a CDS encoding DNA alkylation repair protein, whose translation is MMQELESLEALSNDDKACEMAAYHKAKRRYLGVGNGRIDELVAQWRAARDLPDRIALAAQLWDSDIHEARIAAAKLLTQARMRPDEEVWQLITSWVPQFDGCAVADAAMIAGQKRVIAAPQRLVEVAPWLQQDNIWVRRAALTITLPWAKMNNPKPHEIEQRELVLGWAAGLVEDRNWFIQKAIAGWLRDLSKRDASRVSGFLQQYGDRMKPFARREAARLIQDL
- the moaA gene encoding GTP 3',8-cyclase MoaA; its protein translation is MTHIANAPLIDPFARPITYLRVSVTDRCDFRCVYCMAEHMQFLPKADLLTLEELDRLCTSFIGLGVRKLRITGGEPLVRRGIMGFFRQISRHLGEGLDELTLTTNGSQLGKYAQELVDCGVRRVNVSLDTLDPEKFARITRWGRLQQVLDGIEAAARAGLRVKINAVALKGVNDSELFDLVNWCGQQGHDLTFIEVMPMGDLGNEDRLDQYWPLTDLRAQLAQRFTLIDLAERTGGPARYVQLQETGQKIGFITPLTHNFCESCNRVRVTCTGELYMCLGQEDRADLRAPLRASEDDAPLQEAVRAAIARKPKGHDFDYSRQSVGGQMTRHMSHTGG